Proteins from a single region of Veillonellaceae bacterium:
- a CDS encoding UbiA family prenyltransferase, with the protein MSKLKAHLDNIALSHSVFALPFAYMGAVLAVGGAPSGRDFFWITLAMVGARSAALALNNFIDLKYDRLHPRFTKRPMVTGEVRAWEAIALIIATLALFVLAAANLHPLALKLVPVALIPLAVYPYMKRFSWTCHLVLGLALSIAPTGAYIAIQGTLPLGVILLGLAVGIWIAAFDVIYGCQDVEFDKAHGLNSMPVRFGIQGAMNLAKGMHFISIASFVAVGILFNLSWIYYIGVVLAAVVLAYQHSIVSSTDFSKVTQAYFMRNGLVGILVFLFTFASLVF; encoded by the coding sequence TTGAGTAAATTAAAAGCACATCTTGATAATATTGCCTTATCACATTCGGTATTCGCGCTGCCGTTTGCATATATGGGTGCTGTACTGGCGGTTGGAGGAGCTCCGAGCGGCCGCGATTTTTTTTGGATTACGCTAGCCATGGTTGGCGCGCGCAGCGCCGCCCTGGCCCTAAATAATTTCATTGACTTGAAGTATGATCGATTGCACCCCCGTTTTACTAAACGACCGATGGTCACAGGCGAGGTTAGGGCCTGGGAAGCTATTGCATTGATAATTGCAACTTTGGCGCTGTTTGTGTTGGCGGCGGCTAATCTTCATCCGTTGGCGCTCAAACTCGTGCCGGTCGCGCTTATTCCGCTTGCGGTATATCCATACATGAAACGATTTTCCTGGACTTGTCATTTAGTGCTCGGCTTGGCGTTGTCGATAGCGCCAACAGGCGCATATATTGCCATCCAAGGCACGCTGCCTTTAGGTGTTATACTGTTGGGGTTAGCGGTTGGTATTTGGATTGCAGCTTTTGACGTTATTTACGGCTGCCAGGATGTAGAATTCGATAAAGCCCATGGTCTTAACTCGATGCCAGTCCGTTTTGGGATCCAAGGAGCCATGAACTTGGCAAAAGGGATGCATTTCATAAGTATTGCATCATTCGTTGCAGTTGGTATACTATTTAATTTATCTTGGATCTACTACATAGGTGTGGTGCTGGCAGCTGTAGTTTTGGCATATCAGCATTCGATTGTCAGCAGTACTGATTTCAGTAAAGTCACTCAAGCCTACTTTATGCGGAATGGTCTAGTAGGCATTTTGGTCTTTCTGTTTACTTTTGCAAGTTTAGTATTTTAG